A single Crateriforma conspicua DNA region contains:
- a CDS encoding efflux RND transporter permease subunit yields MLNLIIRFCVKEPWLVVLLTIGLSVAGWVSFKSIPIDAIPNIGENQVIVLTPWPGRSPKDIEDQVTYPLSVSLLAVPGAESVRGKSMFGYSFVQVTFKDEIDFYWARSRVSEQLGSAASQLPDGVVPQLGPDATGLGQVYYYTLQPPEEGMGLAELRSMQDFVVKYELQAVEGVSEVASIGGYVRQYQIEVDPDKLRFHNVSLDKLAMAIKGSNLDVGAKTVETTGMEFIVRSKGFLGSGGDKDKAVEDIEDTVIMQRDGVPVRVRDIANVQIGPDFRRGALDYNGAEAVGGVVVMRYGENPRVVIDRVKAKIAAITPSLQGVTIHGVYDRSGLIDETMATLTHALRDEIIITAIIILLFLLHIRSSFVVAICLPAAVLMSFIAMRFVGVGANIMSLAGIAIAIGTMVDMAIIVSENIYQHLSDWESGSEEARIKQPRTEVVYEATVEVAPAVVTAVATTIVSFLPVFFLTGRDYKLFSPLAYTKTFAIAAAMITAVTIVPALCRLMLRSNVRRKSAALLAGVSLAGLLGVASHFLWGSRLAERFGLETWIVTTVAAVIGFIAGWQLLRERIRPIEEIPSSRFVRWIYAARLRYALNHKAVALSFPLMLLIIGVGAYVGMPTVLRPVEKFANLFGADLNDFPGYVDAKHVFTGLQSDDWIALDEGSWFYMPTLYPAASFSQAMQVLQTQDVLIGQIPEVKDVLGKIGRVESALDPAPAAMVETYVMLKPESEWREGVTARDVWDEINRVATLPGVTPASALQPIEGRVVMLQSGIKAPMAIRVYGNELDELADAAMNVSAELKKSPLINAGTVNPDIVLGKPYVEFTVDREAASRYGMSSSMVNQVIETALGGMNLIKTVEGRERYPVRLRYNRDLREQIDGLKRLPVVTHSGAVVPLEELATLETTWGPGAINSENGRLVAHVSFMTNGSKGDLESVSAIEEQLREAQSLPPSDPNRLSLPAGYSLEAVGSFRNQIEANRRLMWIIPMVICINLMLLYMEFRNLSISLAVFSGIPVAFAGGMIAVATMGVELNTAVWVGFIALFGLAVDDGVVMATYIHQLLKKRKVETVEDIRNTVYEAGLKRIRPCMMTTVTTLAALIPVLIATGRGADVARAMAIPVFGGMLAEPFTSFIVPTLYCGYLELKMRFGFQDELWEGTEAMPEEELMKAA; encoded by the coding sequence ATGCTTAATCTAATCATTCGCTTCTGCGTTAAAGAACCTTGGCTGGTGGTATTGCTGACCATTGGTCTAAGCGTCGCTGGCTGGGTCAGCTTCAAGTCGATTCCGATCGACGCGATTCCCAACATTGGCGAGAACCAAGTCATCGTGTTGACGCCTTGGCCGGGTCGCTCGCCAAAGGACATCGAAGACCAAGTCACCTATCCGCTGAGCGTTTCGTTGCTCGCTGTTCCCGGTGCGGAATCGGTGCGTGGCAAGAGCATGTTCGGCTACAGCTTTGTGCAGGTCACGTTCAAGGACGAAATTGACTTTTACTGGGCACGCAGCCGAGTTTCTGAGCAACTCGGCAGTGCCGCGTCACAGTTGCCCGATGGCGTCGTGCCACAACTTGGCCCGGACGCGACCGGATTGGGACAGGTTTACTACTACACGCTTCAGCCACCCGAGGAAGGCATGGGGCTGGCGGAACTTCGCAGCATGCAAGACTTCGTTGTGAAGTACGAATTGCAGGCGGTCGAAGGGGTCAGCGAGGTCGCGTCGATCGGCGGTTACGTGCGCCAGTATCAAATCGAAGTCGATCCCGACAAGCTTCGCTTTCACAACGTATCGCTCGACAAGTTGGCGATGGCGATCAAGGGATCGAATTTGGACGTCGGTGCTAAGACAGTCGAAACGACCGGCATGGAGTTCATCGTCCGCAGCAAGGGGTTCCTCGGCTCTGGCGGTGACAAAGACAAAGCGGTTGAGGACATCGAGGACACCGTCATCATGCAGCGTGACGGAGTTCCCGTTCGCGTCCGCGACATTGCCAATGTGCAGATTGGCCCTGATTTTCGTCGCGGTGCATTGGATTACAACGGAGCCGAAGCAGTTGGCGGCGTGGTCGTGATGCGATACGGCGAAAATCCTCGAGTCGTCATCGACCGCGTGAAAGCCAAGATCGCCGCGATAACGCCATCGCTACAAGGAGTGACCATTCATGGCGTCTACGATCGCAGCGGACTGATCGACGAGACGATGGCGACGCTGACGCATGCGTTACGCGACGAGATCATCATCACGGCGATCATCATCCTCTTGTTTCTATTGCACATCCGCAGCAGTTTCGTTGTCGCGATCTGTTTGCCGGCAGCCGTGCTGATGTCGTTCATCGCGATGCGGTTCGTCGGCGTCGGAGCGAACATCATGTCGCTGGCGGGGATCGCGATCGCGATCGGCACGATGGTCGACATGGCGATCATTGTTTCGGAGAACATCTACCAGCATCTTTCGGATTGGGAGTCTGGTAGCGAAGAGGCTCGGATCAAACAACCTCGCACGGAAGTCGTCTACGAGGCAACGGTTGAAGTCGCACCGGCCGTCGTGACCGCCGTGGCGACAACCATTGTCAGTTTCTTGCCGGTCTTCTTTTTGACCGGTCGCGATTACAAGCTGTTCTCTCCGCTGGCTTACACCAAGACATTTGCGATTGCTGCGGCGATGATCACCGCCGTCACGATTGTGCCGGCACTGTGCCGTTTGATGCTGCGAAGCAATGTGCGTCGCAAGAGTGCGGCTTTGCTCGCTGGCGTTTCGCTGGCCGGACTTCTCGGTGTGGCTTCGCATTTCCTTTGGGGGTCGCGACTCGCAGAGCGATTCGGCTTGGAAACCTGGATCGTGACCACCGTCGCCGCAGTGATCGGATTCATTGCCGGTTGGCAATTGCTGCGAGAGCGGATTCGGCCAATCGAAGAGATTCCTTCCAGTCGCTTCGTTCGTTGGATTTACGCAGCCCGATTGCGATACGCCCTGAACCACAAAGCGGTTGCGCTTTCGTTTCCGTTGATGCTGTTGATCATCGGCGTGGGTGCCTACGTCGGAATGCCAACCGTGCTCCGTCCGGTCGAAAAGTTCGCCAACTTGTTCGGTGCCGATCTGAATGACTTTCCCGGCTACGTCGATGCCAAGCATGTTTTTACGGGGTTGCAGAGCGACGACTGGATCGCCCTAGACGAAGGAAGCTGGTTCTACATGCCGACGCTGTACCCGGCAGCCAGTTTCTCGCAAGCGATGCAAGTGTTGCAGACGCAAGATGTTTTGATCGGCCAGATTCCCGAAGTCAAAGATGTGCTTGGCAAGATCGGTCGCGTCGAATCGGCACTCGACCCCGCGCCGGCCGCGATGGTCGAAACCTATGTGATGCTCAAACCCGAAAGCGAGTGGCGAGAAGGCGTCACGGCTCGCGACGTGTGGGACGAAATCAACCGAGTCGCCACGTTGCCCGGTGTCACGCCCGCGTCGGCGTTACAACCGATCGAGGGCCGAGTCGTGATGTTGCAGTCTGGCATCAAGGCACCGATGGCCATTCGAGTTTACGGCAACGAACTCGACGAGTTGGCTGACGCGGCCATGAATGTCTCCGCTGAGCTGAAGAAGTCGCCGCTGATCAACGCCGGCACCGTCAATCCCGATATCGTGCTTGGCAAACCCTACGTCGAGTTCACCGTCGATCGTGAGGCGGCATCGCGGTACGGGATGAGTTCGTCGATGGTGAACCAAGTCATCGAGACCGCACTCGGCGGGATGAATTTAATCAAGACCGTTGAAGGACGTGAGCGTTATCCAGTGCGGCTCCGTTACAACCGCGACCTCCGCGAACAGATCGACGGCCTGAAACGCTTACCCGTCGTCACACATTCGGGGGCGGTCGTACCGCTCGAAGAACTCGCGACGCTGGAAACGACTTGGGGGCCGGGTGCAATCAACAGTGAGAATGGCCGACTGGTCGCTCACGTTTCTTTCATGACCAATGGCAGCAAGGGCGATTTGGAATCCGTCTCCGCGATCGAAGAACAGCTCCGCGAGGCTCAGTCGCTGCCTCCGTCGGACCCGAATCGGTTATCGCTGCCAGCGGGATACTCTCTCGAGGCCGTTGGTAGCTTCCGAAATCAGATCGAAGCCAACAGGCGTTTGATGTGGATCATTCCGATGGTGATCTGCATCAATCTGATGTTGCTTTACATGGAGTTCCGAAACCTCTCGATTTCGTTGGCCGTGTTCTCCGGTATCCCCGTCGCCTTCGCTGGTGGCATGATTGCAGTGGCAACGATGGGCGTCGAACTCAATACGGCAGTATGGGTTGGCTTCATCGCGTTGTTCGGACTAGCCGTCGACGATGGCGTGGTGATGGCGACCTACATCCATCAACTGCTGAAGAAACGTAAAGTCGAAACGGTCGAAGATATCCGCAACACAGTCTACGAAGCTGGACTGAAACGCATTCGACCTTGCATGATGACAACGGTGACGACGCTTGCCGCGTTGATTCCAGTGTTAATTGCGACAGGCCGTGGTGCTGACGTCGCCCGAGCGATGGCGATTCCCGTGTTCGGTGGCATGTTAGCTGAACCGTTCACGTCGTTTATTGTGCCGACGCTCTATTGCGGCTACCTGGAATTGAAAATGCGTTTCGGATTTCAAGACGAGCTTTGGGAAGGCACCGAAGCGATGCCGGAGGAGGAACTCATGAAAGCGGCATAA
- a CDS encoding efflux RND transporter periplasmic adaptor subunit, translated as MNQDEPIEPNKADVDDKVSSVDTDAPTDSEPVEAVAEETTTPIEAKPTPPQSDGGMKWLVRTAVQASTVVVVVGLVFFLLGVAQRTKWLTADGFSGGQGESVAESGGGEDKRYICPMMCTPPSTEPGRCPVCAMELVEATGGGGGDGISVTIESSARRLVGIRTAMSKMGEVNRTIRTIGSIDYDESQLSTISAYIDGRLEKMYANYAGVKVKEGDDLALIYSPQLYTAQTEFITSMNSDGKIGRFQISGGDLNKMARENLTELGMTESQIEQLGKSGKPMSRIRIKSPQRGTVIEKSAVEGDYVKTGDKLYRVADLSSVWLMLDLFPDDASAVRFGQQVEAEIQSMPGEVFTGRVAFIDPTVNPKTRTVRVRVEIMNFDGKLRPGDYATARVTVPAIPMDQVYDPALANKFISPMHPQVIRDEPGKCPLCDMDLVPTSQLGFASEPLPMQQVVTVPRDAVLLAGENSVIYVETEPGRFEIRRVAVGPMNRKEAVIVEGLSAGETVATGGNFLIDSQMQLAGNPSLMDPTKAPSYSPGPLELPNTTPVMLASDAGKTLDRTYDAYFEIQCAMAADQTPPPVALNTLIEGLRELEMLANVPDEAQRRFATARRAASRMDGSLETAREAYRGVSHAMLRAATVARGPKTAVKLTHYYCPMVPGGGGDWMQPGGDLQNPYWGSEMLTCGEVVRDMAMPAGMVPSIARTVQ; from the coding sequence ATGAATCAGGACGAACCAATCGAACCCAACAAAGCCGACGTTGACGATAAAGTCAGCAGCGTGGATACGGATGCGCCGACCGATAGCGAGCCAGTGGAAGCGGTGGCCGAAGAAACGACCACGCCTATTGAAGCCAAGCCGACCCCACCGCAAAGTGATGGCGGGATGAAGTGGCTGGTGCGCACTGCTGTGCAAGCATCAACGGTCGTCGTCGTAGTCGGACTCGTATTTTTTCTGCTCGGTGTCGCACAGCGAACGAAGTGGCTGACTGCGGATGGCTTTTCCGGGGGCCAAGGCGAATCCGTTGCAGAATCCGGCGGTGGCGAAGACAAGCGATACATCTGTCCAATGATGTGTACGCCACCGTCGACGGAACCCGGACGGTGTCCCGTGTGTGCGATGGAACTGGTTGAAGCAACTGGAGGTGGAGGCGGCGACGGCATCTCGGTCACGATTGAATCATCGGCGCGACGATTGGTCGGCATTCGAACCGCGATGTCAAAGATGGGTGAAGTCAATCGCACCATTCGCACGATCGGCTCGATCGACTACGACGAAAGCCAACTATCGACTATCAGTGCCTACATCGACGGCCGCTTGGAAAAGATGTACGCGAACTATGCCGGAGTGAAGGTCAAGGAAGGCGATGATCTGGCATTGATCTACAGCCCGCAGCTCTACACCGCTCAAACCGAATTCATCACCAGCATGAACAGCGATGGCAAGATTGGTCGCTTTCAAATCTCTGGCGGCGATTTGAACAAGATGGCACGGGAAAATTTGACGGAACTGGGGATGACGGAAAGTCAGATCGAGCAGTTGGGGAAGTCGGGTAAACCAATGTCGCGCATCCGCATCAAGTCACCGCAGAGAGGAACCGTGATCGAAAAGTCAGCGGTTGAGGGCGACTACGTGAAAACGGGAGACAAGCTTTACCGTGTAGCCGACCTAAGCAGTGTTTGGCTGATGCTTGATCTGTTCCCCGACGACGCATCGGCTGTTCGTTTCGGCCAACAAGTTGAAGCGGAAATTCAGTCGATGCCGGGCGAAGTATTCACGGGCCGCGTCGCTTTCATTGACCCCACCGTGAACCCGAAGACGCGAACGGTTCGCGTCCGTGTCGAGATCATGAACTTCGACGGCAAGCTGCGACCGGGCGACTATGCCACTGCTCGGGTGACCGTGCCGGCGATCCCAATGGACCAAGTTTACGATCCGGCACTGGCGAACAAATTCATCAGCCCGATGCACCCGCAAGTCATCCGCGACGAACCCGGTAAGTGTCCGCTTTGTGACATGGATTTGGTGCCGACGTCGCAGCTTGGGTTCGCATCAGAACCCTTGCCGATGCAACAAGTCGTGACCGTTCCGCGCGATGCCGTGCTTCTGGCTGGTGAAAACAGCGTGATCTACGTCGAAACCGAACCGGGACGTTTTGAGATTCGCCGAGTTGCGGTCGGTCCCATGAATCGCAAAGAAGCGGTGATTGTGGAAGGACTTTCGGCTGGTGAGACGGTTGCGACGGGCGGCAATTTCCTGATCGACTCACAAATGCAGCTCGCCGGCAATCCTTCGTTGATGGACCCGACGAAAGCACCGAGCTATTCGCCGGGACCGCTGGAACTTCCCAATACTACTCCTGTCATGCTGGCCAGCGACGCTGGCAAAACGCTTGATCGAACCTACGACGCGTACTTTGAAATCCAATGCGCAATGGCGGCCGACCAAACGCCTCCGCCCGTTGCGTTGAATACGCTGATCGAAGGTCTCCGCGAACTGGAAATGTTGGCCAATGTTCCCGATGAAGCTCAACGGCGGTTCGCAACTGCTCGCCGCGCGGCGTCACGCATGGACGGTTCGTTAGAAACGGCTCGCGAGGCCTATCGCGGTGTCAGTCACGCAATGTTGCGAGCGGCCACGGTGGCTCGCGGGCCGAAGACGGCTGTGAAGTTGACGCACTATTACTGCCCGATGGTTCCCGGCGGCGGTGGCGACTGGATGCAGCCCGGCGGCGACTTGCAGAACCCATATTGGGGCAGCGAGATGCTGACGTGCGGCGAAGTAGTTCGTGATATGGCAATGCCCGCGGGCATGGTTCCCTCAATCGCGCGCACGGTGCAATAA
- a CDS encoding TolC family protein has translation MDRQYWTPATKQTKRILLGALIAASMSGCATQRGVQIASDTQKATSFVAAETVSTNTRPEAIAYRSVETPVQLAGFNDGMVVASPAAFTLPQDNDGELGLDSEEADVSSRSFSDFLQLDPPEEDGERGSQGDGESDEDEVRNTDSQTPPLPDSPTPSSPTAPVEFFVNEALSRHPKILAARQRVAAASNVIPQAKALPDPTFNNTFWPFHDNALQTAGGRVGNQMSVNQKVPFPDKLKTKAIIASREVQIAQTEVDGIAREITESVRLAYYEVWFATRAIAIIEETKDLVADLTDVAEARYRSGGSQQDVLRAQLETDRLDEQLITLRRQKQVAQADLATLLQQPVDLLPEATDELGITDTPQQIEELIALAEQCNPKLRGLAWEIQRDRDKERLACLQQYPDFNVGLSWGLISDGHDVISPVANGNDNLSISFGTTLPIWREKINAGIREAAHRRSSTTRRLEAERDELYGKIRRLIVQADALAEQRDIYENRIIPRTEGTLELSIADYRGKRTDFFTLIKTYRELLMFETQLARIDATLAGTIAQLDRTVGCPQ, from the coding sequence ATGGATCGGCAATATTGGACACCTGCTACGAAACAAACCAAGCGAATATTGCTTGGTGCACTGATCGCCGCCTCCATGTCCGGTTGTGCGACCCAAAGAGGCGTCCAAATTGCCTCGGACACCCAAAAAGCGACCTCATTCGTCGCCGCTGAAACAGTCTCAACGAACACGCGGCCGGAGGCAATTGCCTATCGATCTGTCGAAACGCCAGTGCAATTGGCTGGCTTCAACGATGGCATGGTCGTCGCCTCGCCCGCCGCGTTCACGCTGCCACAAGACAACGACGGTGAGCTGGGATTGGACAGCGAAGAGGCAGATGTATCGAGCCGCAGCTTCAGCGACTTCCTGCAATTGGATCCACCTGAAGAAGATGGGGAGAGGGGGAGTCAGGGAGATGGGGAGAGCGATGAAGATGAAGTTCGAAACACCGACTCCCAGACTCCCCCTCTCCCAGACTCCCCCACTCCCAGCTCCCCCACCGCCCCAGTCGAGTTCTTCGTCAACGAAGCACTATCGCGGCACCCGAAAATCCTTGCCGCACGACAGCGAGTCGCCGCCGCATCAAACGTCATCCCGCAAGCCAAAGCACTTCCCGACCCAACGTTCAACAACACGTTCTGGCCGTTCCATGACAACGCGTTGCAAACCGCAGGCGGTCGTGTCGGAAATCAGATGTCGGTTAACCAGAAAGTCCCGTTTCCCGACAAGCTAAAAACGAAAGCCATCATTGCGAGTCGCGAAGTCCAGATCGCTCAAACCGAAGTCGACGGAATCGCTCGCGAGATCACTGAGTCCGTACGACTGGCATACTACGAAGTCTGGTTTGCCACACGTGCGATCGCGATCATCGAGGAAACCAAAGACCTCGTCGCTGACTTGACTGACGTTGCCGAAGCCCGCTACCGCAGCGGTGGTTCGCAACAAGACGTGCTGCGCGCTCAGCTTGAAACCGATCGCCTCGACGAACAACTCATCACGCTTCGCAGACAAAAGCAAGTCGCCCAAGCCGACCTCGCAACGCTGCTGCAACAACCTGTTGACTTGCTTCCCGAAGCAACGGATGAACTCGGTATCACTGACACGCCCCAGCAAATTGAAGAATTGATCGCGTTGGCCGAACAATGCAATCCAAAACTGCGGGGTCTTGCGTGGGAAATTCAACGCGACCGCGACAAGGAACGCTTGGCGTGTTTGCAGCAGTATCCTGACTTCAATGTCGGCCTCAGCTGGGGATTGATCAGCGACGGTCACGATGTGATCAGTCCTGTCGCCAACGGGAACGACAACCTGAGCATCAGCTTTGGGACGACGCTGCCGATCTGGCGGGAAAAGATTAACGCCGGCATCCGCGAAGCCGCTCACCGACGCAGCAGCACCACCCGTCGCCTCGAAGCCGAACGCGACGAACTCTACGGAAAGATCCGTCGCCTGATCGTTCAAGCCGACGCATTGGCGGAACAACGCGATATCTATGAAAACCGCATCATTCCCCGCACCGAAGGCACACTTGAACTTTCGATCGCCGACTACCGTGGCAAACGCACGGACTTCTTCACGCTGATAAAAACCTACCGCGAGCTCTTAATGTTCGAGACCCAACTCGCCCGCATCGACG